From the genome of Bubalus kerabau isolate K-KA32 ecotype Philippines breed swamp buffalo chromosome 13, PCC_UOA_SB_1v2, whole genome shotgun sequence:
TCGTTATCTCTTCCAGTGTCCTCCTGTCTTCTGGCTATCCTCCATCTGGTCCAGGCTGGAGGCCTCTTGACCCAGAAGCTGCCCCTGATGAGGTATCTATCTTCCCAAGGCCTCAGGCATCCTTGGAGAAACTACATGGCGGAAACATCACAGGGTGTGGGGGAACCTCCTTGTTTACACAAGAGCCCTGGCCCCACAGCTTGAACTTCCTGCTCCCCCCTCCAATTCCAACTCCTGAGAGGAGTGAGGCTGCCTTTAGCTTGCCTTTAGCACCTGCCTTTAGCCTCCCTGAGAAACAGATCCATCAGAGTTGAGTAATGTAGGTGTGGAGATGTTGGTATAACGAGGGACTTGGTGCTGGAAGAAGATCTGAGGAAGGCTTCTGAATAATTAAAAGCTAGCATTCATTGGAGGTAACTCTCAGGCAGCCTCAGTTTTGATACCTCCTCTTATAGTGAGTTCACTATCACGTGGGCAGCAGGTGCCAGGTGACAGCATTCATCATGAGAACAATCCTTTGTCCCATTCAACCAGTaaaatcccctcccttccctctgaccCAACCTTGTCATTTCTGTCCTGACTTTAATTTCAGGAAACCAATTGACCCATTCTACTGTGTTTGTCCTAAAACAGCCCTAACAGAGACTTGGAGATGGCAATCAAGGTAGTTTCCTTCTTTCCCACAACGGTCTTTTAGGGggatttccccagtggtccagggattaggactgtacgcttccactgcaggggttatAGGTTCagcccttggttggggaactaagatcccacatgccatgtggtgtggcaaaaaaaaaaaattatcttttagatTTTTGTGCAATACTTGCTGAGCCCCCTCTATCAGCTTCAGAATATTAATCCTCAAAGTTTGGGGAATCCCTCTTCCCCACTTCTGACAATTTATGCAGAGGCTTACAGGATGTCCCATGGGGCCCTCAGGATGCCCCATTACTGAGTGGGAGGAGAGAGGTTAGTGAAAAAAGGGAAGGCTAGTTGTAGGATCAGAGGTCCCAATTCACCCTCTGAATTGCTTCCCCCATTTGGGCAAGAgtgaggcaacccactccaatgttcttgcctggagaatcccatggacagaggagcctggcaggctacagtacatggggtcacaaaaagagtcagacatgactgagttacttagTACACACAAGGAAATCAGATACTGTGGGaatatgaacaaatgaatgaagatgACAGAGAGGAAGGGGTAGGAGTAGATGGTGAGGATGGATCCACGGCTCAGGGAAGTATTTCCCAGGATGTATCACTCTTCTAGGTCATTATAAGGCCCCCTGGTTGCCAGGGATTATGGGACAACTTATAAGACTCCACTGGGTACCCATTTACAGTGAGTATCAGGACACCTGGCTGAACTCCGGAGCAAGGGGATGAGTGAGCAAAGGGCAAGAACACCACCACTCGATCCTCCTGCTGCTTCCACCCTGTGTCCCTGGCACCTGCCTGGCAAGCTGGACAGCTGATGGCAAGAGCTGCTTAGGCAGCCTGGCTGAGTGGCATCAGCAAGTAGAGGACATCAGGCAAACAACAGGAGAGTGTGAGAACTGCTGGGATGAGAAtgcagagaaaaggaggaaataaacGCAAGCAAAGTCAAGATAGTGACCGCGGAGCGCAATGCAAATCTCGAGTGCGATCGCAGGAAGGTAACGgttcaaccatcttgtcctgtgACTGACCGCAAGATGGGAGGAGTGGGCGTGGGGGAGCAGCGGGAAGAACTCTCCAGGCCTACGGAGCAGGAATGGCCACAGAAGGAGGGCAGGAGGCCAGAGGGTGAGGTGGCGGCCAAGGGGCTTCCATATCAGGTCCTCGGCCACGGACTGGGCCCCGATGTCGAGGGAGAGGCTGCTCAGCTGAGGCTGGTTCTGAAATTCACGATAGAAGGTCCCCAAGTCCATCGGAAGGATGTCATCTTtagaaaaagctggtttaaagtcGATCATGACGAAGTCGTCCTGGGTATGGCCGCTGCTGCCCCCGCTGGAGCCATCAGAGTGCAAGCCGCCCTGGAGAGGAGATGTAGTCTCTGGGGAATCTGGCGGATTCCCCATGGGATCCGCATCCTCCAGCTCCAGGTTCTTGGGAGCAAACATGGCAAAGGGTATGTCCAAACTGGTCAGGGTAGCCTGGTTGATGGGCTTGTTGACAAAAGCCCCCACCTTCCGGACAAAGATGATCTCCAAGACATCGTGGGGGCAGGCCCGTCCCTCGCTGCTCTTTGATACAGTTTCAGCGTCCTCACTGCTGGACAGCGTGGCGGTGCCATCCA
Proteins encoded in this window:
- the LOC129625240 gene encoding autophagy-related protein 13-like: MGHPGSVAVPDTPLLDGTATLSSSEDAETVSKSSEGRACPHDVLEIIFVRKVGAFVNKPINQATLTSLDIPFAMFAPKNLELEDADPMGNPPDSPETTSPLQGGLHSDGSSGGSSGHTQDDFVMIDFKPAFSKDDILPMDLGTFYREFQNQPQLSSLSLDIGAQSVAEDLIWKPLGRHLTLWPPALLLWPFLLRRPGEFFPLLPHAHSSHLAVSHRTRWLNRYLPAIALEICIALRGHYLDFACVYFLLFSAFSSQQFSHSPVVCLMSSTC